A single region of the Kwoniella shivajii chromosome 10, complete sequence genome encodes:
- a CDS encoding transcription elongation factor SPT4: MPPKGGPRKAELRACLICSVLQSTNDFLTQGCPNCEEILEMRGSAERVAECTSVTYDGMIAMIEPSESWVGRWQRIDKKMRGIYAVRVTGRPPPDVIEAIEARGGVYRPRDAVED, translated from the exons ATGCCACCAAAAGGAGGACCAAGAAAAGCCGAACTTCGAGCATGTCTGATCTGTTCCGTCCTTCAATCAACAAATGACTTCTTGACTCAAGGGTGTCCCAACTGCGAAGAGATATTAGAG ATGAGAGGTTCAGCAGAAAGAGTTGCGGAATGTACAAGTGTCACGTACGATGGGATGATAGCTATGATTGAACCTTCTGAAAGTTGGGTAGGGAGATGGCAACGAATAG ACAAAAAGATGAGAGGCATATATGCTGTTCGAGTTACAGGTAGACCTCCACCCGATGTCATAGAAGCTATAGAAGCGAGAGGTGGAGTATACAGACCTAGGGATGCAGTAGAAGATTAG